A region from the Bacillus sp. Marseille-P3661 genome encodes:
- a CDS encoding DsbA family oxidoreductase has product MSIKVKIYSDYVUPFCFIAEAPLEEALKGKDVEVEWMPFELRPYPSETLKPEGDYLQTTWKNSVYPMAEHFGVKIVLPRVSPQPYTHLAFEGYQYAKEKGKGNEYNHRILIAFFQEEQDIGSIKVLTKLAGELGLNEQEYREVLETRKYKEVHQKALQHAYSEANIQAVPTFIIGDTKVQGMRSKQELEQIIEDELAKMN; this is encoded by the coding sequence ATGTCAATTAAAGTTAAAATATACTCGGATTACGTTTGACCATTTTGTTTTATAGCGGAGGCTCCGCTAGAAGAAGCACTGAAAGGAAAGGATGTTGAAGTTGAATGGATGCCATTTGAATTACGTCCTTATCCATCAGAAACGTTAAAACCAGAGGGGGATTATCTTCAAACGACATGGAAAAATTCTGTTTATCCGATGGCTGAACATTTTGGTGTGAAAATCGTTTTACCAAGAGTTTCTCCTCAGCCATATACACATTTAGCATTTGAAGGATATCAATATGCAAAGGAAAAAGGAAAAGGAAATGAGTATAACCATCGTATACTCATAGCATTTTTTCAGGAAGAACAGGATATTGGAAGTATAAAGGTACTAACTAAGTTAGCGGGAGAATTAGGGCTTAATGAGCAGGAATATCGTGAAGTGTTAGAAACAAGGAAATATAAAGAAGTACATCAGAAGGCATTACAACATGCTTATTCCGAAGCAAACATACAGGCTGTTCCTACGTTTATCATTGGAGATACAAAGGTTCAGGGTATGCGTTCA